GAACACGCAAACTGAAAGACCCCAGAAAGAAAGAGACCGGTCAGGATTGTGACAGTGGTTAACCACCTCTCCACCGTGCCGCCCTCCTTTATATCTGATTTACTGAATTCATAGGACTGCTTGCATTGTGTTCTACATCCTGCTGACGTATAAGTCTCTTCCTTCTGTTcacaatacatttcattttattctgtaCTGATTGAAATATTTAGTGCCACACTGCAGCGCCTCCTGTTAAAGCCAAGATATACTGTGAACTGAACAAGGGGTAATCTCCTCAGTGGTTTTCATATTGTGTTCAAACACAAGAGGTGAGAGAAGAAGTTGTGTGAAGTTCAAACACTGCACACGctgtcactctctcactctctcactctctcactctctcactctctcacctgATGTCAAATTTCAGTTTCAGAAAATCACTAAATCTGTTGGATCCACCATCAGGGAAGTTCAATGATCCGACACTTTGTTGGAAGCAAACTGAAACCTTCATGGTCCTGGACGTAAATTTGTAGGATAATAATCATAAGCAACAGCAAACTAAATGGCCCCCAAACAACATTCACTTCCTGAATAGGTTCTAATCTAATCATGTCATTTTGGGATTTAGTGACGTGGTGGTGACAGGTTCGTCAAGTCCTGTTTTGGGCTTTAAACCCTTGCGTCATCACGGCTGGTTGCACTTTTTCCTCTCCCCAACCAGACTGTAACATCTTGAGATCAGTCCAGGACCCAGGGCCTGCCCACTCAACCCCAGGAGGACGACAGGGAGAGTGAAACAGGCCCCCAGTTACTCTCCAGTACGACGGTTGTGAGAACCAGTGGAGGAAAGGGAagatagagagggggggggggggggacgtgagaagaggagggggtATAGGAGGAGGAATAAGGAGCTGGACTGAGGCGGAGAgggccggagagagagagagtgtgtttatttaagtttttcGTCTCCTGACtcagacagagagcagactgCAGAGGATAATGAGAAACAGATCTGCggtgaggagagaaggagggaggggagagtgaagaagaaggagggacgaggaggagacgagaggaaggaggagtgGGGTAaagggaagggaaaaaaagggaaagagaagaagaagagaggggggaggcgAGGAAACAGTGACAGCcaaaaagaagggggggggggaggtaatGTGTTCATCGCCACAGGAAATAGACCCTCTTATGTGGACTAACTGACAGTTAACATCACAGGCCCGGCGGCGGCCATGCAGCCGGCCTACAATGGAAGGGTTTAGGGGACAGTGAGCCGCCTGCCATGAGTCCTGCTCATGATTGGAATAATAATCACAATGTTTTTTGGGgttaaaaatgtctgatagtGAGAATGAAGTGAGAACAAATGAGATTCACGCCaggaaacaacaggaaatgGTGCAAAATAAggtgaaatgtgtattttaaaaaaaaatccagtttgCAGGAGTTCTGGTGCTTTAAGCAAATGTTAAGTTGCTAGAAGTGAAACCTccagagtgagtgagtgaggagggggcagaggagcgagagagggagaggaggggatgggggggatgaagagggtgggtgggggggcttcCTGACTGACAGGCGTAAGATCCTATGGGAGATGAGTAACGGACCAACTGGAGCTGGGAAACCCACCCAAAGGCAATTAAGGGTAAAGGACGAGAAAAATATTtgataaacttttttttccctgtcttggaagaggagggagaagttGTATGGGGATGACGATGGAGGCAGAAGCGAAGGAAGGGAACAGACTCCGTGTGGGAACTATGTTGAGAGATGTGACCCTGTGAGCGAAGATCTGGGTTTTTTGGGAACTGCAAGGCATCAAgtctgggggggaaaaaagttgcAAAGAGTGAAGGAGAAGTCCTCATCGTGTGGAAGCAGCGTGGATAAGTTTCTTCCAAGAGGAGGGATCTTTGCGCAATGACGCGCGCATAGGACAAAGTCTTGGATAGCTCGCTCTTTTACGCGCAGACGTTTAAAGCCGCAGTTTGATAGAAGCAGATAAGATCGTGTCACTGTCCCCGGGTCCTGGTCCTTCTGCTGCCGGAAGGCGATGGGGGCCGCGCCGGGCTCTGGCTGGGAGGAGGGCGAGTTCGAGTTCAAGTTGGTGTTCGAGGAGGATCCGCCGCCGCGGCAGAGCCAGGGGCCGGCGCCGGTGCGCGCAGCCGAGCCGGAGAGCTCCGGTCCcggggaggagggtgagagcTCCCTGCTGCGCCTGGAGCCcggtaacagcagcagcagcctgggtTAGACTCGACTCAACCAgagatggatgtgtgtgtgtgtgtgtgtgtgtgtgtgtgtgtgtgtgtgtgtgtgtgtgtgtgtgtgtgtgtgtgtgtgtgtgtgtgaatgggtccaagagagaggaggtgtgagaggagaggaaacttcTGTATGagtgttgtatttgttgtaatGAGGgcctttatctgtgtgtgtgtgtgtgtgtgtgtgtgtgtgtgtgtgtgtgtgtgtgtgtgtgtgtgtgtgtgtgtgtgtgtgtgtgtgtgtgtgtagtccagGTATTAGTCATGTTGTGAGGACCTAAATctgtcacattatggggacttgtctttcTTATGGAGACAAAACCACATCCTCATAACGTAAATCATTGTCCATATCAATActaaggtgaagacatgttttcatAGGTTAAGTTTAGATTTAGGCTAAGGTTAGTTTATGgataggtttaggtttaggtttaggtttaggttaaagttaaggttaaggttaaggttaaggttaaggctagtttaggtttaggtttaggtttaggtttaggtttaggtttaagtTAAAGTTAAGGTTAATTTAAggttagtttaggtttaggtttaggtttaggtttaggttacgGTTAAGGTTAAGATTTAGTgcaaggttaggttaaggttaggtttatcTTAAGGGTAAGTTTAAGATCTTGTTTAGGTTTATGTTCAGGTTTATGCAGAGGTTAATGTTAGAGTAAGTCTCTAGGAAATCaatgaagtgtgtgagtgtgtgcgtgtgtttgtgtgtgtgtgtgtgagtgtgtgcgtgtgtgcgtgtgtgcatgtgtgcatgtcttGGAACTTGCATGCAATGTGTCTGTGCCTCTTGATTCTGTAAGAATGTGAGCACAagtatatttttattgtgtgtttattttgtgtgtggTATGCATCTTACCGTGTGCATATTCTCTATTGCCTattagtgcatgtgtgtgtgtgtgtgtgtgtgtgtgtgtgtgtgtgtgtgtgtgtgtgtgtgtgtgtgtgtgtatgcggcCCCAGACTCAATGTGTTTCCAATCAGCTGTGCGTGTGAGTAGAGTTAACAGCTGCCATCTGGGTAGGAACCTCAACCtctgtgtactgtgtgtactgaaCGTGCACCGCATACTCTCAACCTCCATCTCCCAATATGtttcactacacacacacacacacacacacacacacacacacacacacacacacacacacacacacacacacacacacacacacacacaaacacaaacacaaacacacacacacacacctcctgtcCTCACATCCACTCTCTCGTGTGTTTCCCACCCACACTGGCACAAAGTTATATCACCACACCCAAGGCATGCGAAAGAACTGCAGGAGACACGAGATCATTTCTTCACTTGAAGTGATTCAGTGATTAATTTGTACTTTGTTCAGATTATAAACCTTCTCAGAAGTTAGTTTTTGTCTCGTTGCATCTCACTCGACACTTTCACACCACACCTGACTTGTCGATTTACGTCCCCCGGCCTCTATTCTCCATTTCTATTCATATAACATGCAAACAACAAATTCTAAAATAAAGTCATGTTGATTTGACAACTATTTGAAAGGATCAAAATTTAGGATTTCGCAATAATCACACTTTTCATTCATGATGCTGAAATTCCAAACCAGTGAATCTACTAATACAGAGCGTTGATCCATTAACACGGttctatttttaatttgaagtcTGTAAATCTTCCTGAATGGAAATAATTGAAAGTTCATCTCGGCAACATGAGGTCAGGGACAAAAACAATTGGCAACTTAACGAATGTAATTTATAGCAGAAACACTGACTTTTAAAACAACCacgacaaaaacaaaatgtgtttcatgtcgTGGTTCATACGACAGTTGGCTTTGTACGGTCAGTATTGGCCCGAGAAAAATGTAACAGTCAATGACAGAGAAACGAAAACGAGGCAAAGATTAAAGGAAGATCTGAGAGATCAgcagaaattgttttttttaatcacaataaTTTAATTATCCCTCAAGATTTCTTGCATCTATTTTTGTGAGCGACTCAACTCCGGacatagaataataataatagtctgTTAGTCGCTCGACAAGGTAGAAACAAAAGGTCAAAGATTCATTTATTCGTAAAATAAGATTTAGTCATTCATGCATTTGTGACTGAAGCACTTCTCTGAAttatataaacagtataaacATACGTCTTAAACACAAGTCTCCTCTCTCGAGTGGACGAGGCTGCTTTCAGGAAAGTGACACGATGATGTGTTTGTATCCGTCgatcctctgctgctgtgtactgttaaataatatttaaatgatcatTTCAGAAACAGTTagaagaggagacaaggaggtaaaatgagaaaatgattCATAAGAACAAAGATGAAAGATTGGAGCAGTTTTGTTTCGcagaaatatgtattttcttgATTTTCTATCCTTTTTAATTATCACAAACTTCCATCACTCGATCCATCGGGAGTTTCCTAACCTCCAAGTTAATTTAATTCCATCACAACAATCGCCATCTACATTTTGAAAACTAGAAAAACACTGAGTAAAGTTCAGAACTCTGCAgagtcccaacagtcccctgatgaaaccacatttaaattcaccagatccagatctttatttggatctgcaccaaactacaaacactcattaatatcagtcccataaacatgcctgattattatttattttattaatcagGATCCATAAATGATTCTCTGAAAAATCAAGGGAGATGTTGAAAGATGCACCAAATTCTGTGGACATccatttagttgtttttgtgtaatcttggtcacaaacaaacaaacaaccaacaaataaatatatacgggggtgaaaacataacctccttggcgcaGGCATTTTGACCAgtctttatatttatgtataatgtatttgtgaaaataaaaccacaacataaCTCATTAAGAATTATATTTAACATGGTAATTGAGGCTTCCCACTTAAATATAACGTTGATTGTGTTGAATCGTGTTCAGGTGAATTGCGCTGCTCTGTCTACAAACATATagatgtttgtatttacagtttcaGGTCTGAACACAGCTTTTTGGTTTTAGCCTGTCACATGCTGTTTAATTGAGTTAATCATAGccagcagcagaattaataGTTATTTATAGGATTCAAACAACCACCAAACAAACTGCAGATCTGTGATTATTCTTTACCACGTGTACGTAGGAGGCACTCGTCAGATTCATTACAGTATCCATGTGTCAAATGGGGGTTTGTTGGTGGTATATAAATAATCAGATCATCTCACAATGCCTCAGATTCATTTGACCTccctctgtggggggggggggggggttggcaaTCACTCATCTGTTTTTTGTGAGGTTCAGCTCAGGACACGTAATAAAATATTAACGCGAACTCGATTTGTTTCGACTTGAGATCAGCTTTTTATTGGGTTCACTTAGTGTTTAGGTAACTTTTTCTTGGCTCGTAAACTGCTCCGCTGGTCAGCACACAATCATGTAAATCCCTGTTTTTAAGTGAAAAGTCGTCCACCAGCGGAGGAGTTGCCTCAGCGCTGCAGCTTTAATCACttggaaatattttgttttgccAGGAAACATTTGAAGAGAGTTTTCACCCTGAGTCTTAGTTTGTTGGcttttgctgttgtgtgtcCAAAAAGATGCCTGTATGGCCGGTTGCCATCGCAACAATGGCCGATTGGAGCCTCGCTCATTAGAGAGTAACTACCGTTTGGATCCGTGCGGAGGTCGACCGCTCCACGCTGGGGAAACGCTGTGGTGAGGCCTGTGGTCGTGTTCCCGGTGgttgtttgtttagtttagtttgatttcttcatcactgtcagGACCAGCGGCAGAGTTTGGGTTTGTGAGTCTTAGCGACATAAGATTTGAATCAGTGAGGCAAAAGTTAACTTCATGATTTGTTCagaattaaaagtttaaactcTTTGAGGTGAATTCAGTGGATTGTAGCCATATGAGTGGAAGTCTATGGAATATAAAGTTAAACATTAAGGTgagtttagtttgttttataCCAAAATGATGAAGTaatcttgttttattatttatttatttggtgaGTGAGGTTCTAACAACAGaacattcaatattttaacCTATGACATTATAATAATTTCGTTAGGAAATCAAATTTGAGGTTCAGACCCTGTAGGCGTTGCTCATCCACAAGTTGGGCGACTTTCATATGGACACACACTTTATATGTATACATTAAAGTTATCGTATTATTTATTATCgtaaaataattcataattgTCTGAATTTAGAGGTAAAATAAACCGAATAAACCGAAATAAAGGAACGTAAACCTTAGACCAAACTGTGGGAGAATCATatgctgtgaaaatgtgaaagatCCTCTCAGGATCCTCAGGTGTAGTTTGTCCcctctgggctactgtagaaacatggtggtgcagCATGAGGACTCTGTTAAAGAGGACGTGCTCCACATGTAGATATAAAGGGACAATGCATCTTAGTTTCTGTGATTATagatgaatgaaaacatcttATATTTCACTTCTGACAATAGATTCCAGTAAATTCTTCACACTGGTCCTTCATCATTCAAAACATGGCACATAACTTCCCTCAAAGCCTCAATGTTGTTCTTGTATGGATCAATCAAATCAGCCACTGTTTGACTTGTCCGCtgtgggctactgtagaaactCGGTAACtaggcaacaaaaacacaaacctttgtTTTAGGCGATTATAGATAAATCAAATGAGAAGGAGCTGTTTCAGGCCGACTCACCTCTGGAGAGAACCAGGCTCAgggttacccccccccccccccccccccccccccccggttccAGGATCCGacttcatatttacagtatgtgagcgataatccatcaattcatctGACGTCTAACAAGAAAGCAAATACGCAGATTTACCCGAAGAAGTCGAAACTATTCAAATACTTTTATATTAAAAGATCATCGCTTGACTGACGCAAACCGTTCACTTCCTGTGAAAAAGCTCCAGTTGCATGTCTCCTCCACATGGAAACAATTACTCTGCAGTGAATCAAGGAAAATGAAAACGTTGATGATCGAAAATGAGTCTTTACTTACCGCAAATTGTGTTTACAATATTTTTGATGGACATCTAATGAGCCTCTGTTAGTGCCAGATATAAAAGAGCAGTAGAGTTAAAACCGTCATCGTGCGGTTCTGGAAAAAGATCAGTGTGAGGTCACATGACCCCAGAATCCCTCGtgatataaaacaaaagtgtgtttgaacaatgagaaaaaagatttgtggttttttttttttttttgttcagtaaTGCAGCCAGAAAATAAATTGTTCCCACGTGGAAGTAAAGGTGACTATTAGGGAAATGAACGTGAGCAGCAATTGATTATAAGAATTCTTTATACTGGTTTTCGTCCAAATTGCGTAAATCGTATTTTCATGTGTGCGTCACGTTTCCTCAAATTTAATCTGCGTATTGTTTATCTTTCAGTTACAGACAACCACTTGGCTGCCACTCACGCCGCGCACTCCATCAGCATCCCCAGCTCGCCCCCCTCAGCCAGTCAGCGGGCCGGGATGCACTCGCCGCCTCCACGCCGGGCCGCGGTCAGAGAGTTCAGCGGGACCTACGAGAGCCTGCCCGCTCGCTCAGTGCAGGTGAGACGACCTGTTCACGAAACCCTTGTTGGTTTATTACACTCAGACGGTTTGggcgggaaaaaaaaagagagtttaTGGACCATTCTGcatatttttgcacattttgcaTCATTAACTGCAAACAATGAGGTGAGTGGAGCTGCGGTTGCTGCCGCACTTTCTCCATCCTGTTATAACTTTATCTCTAACATCACTCATACATGATCATAGCTGCTCTGCACCGATGCATCGCTCACAACTCGAGATTTCTTGATTTAGAACGAAGCTAAATTTACTTCTTTGAAGATAAACTGAGACTTTGATCAGTTTCAGAGACGTCACtcgtacaaacaaacaaaacctccttgttGGAAGTGATTACttgattataaaatatttgaGAGAAGCAGCTAAGAGAGTAAAGCATCCCTCTCGTCCTCGGTTCAGGTGTCAGAGTCTCGTGTGGTCGAGTGTCCGAGCATCCAGATAACCACCATCTCCCCAGAAGACGACCCAGCACCAACCATTTCCAGCTACTGGGACATGGGCGGCGGAGGAGGTGGGTGGGACCGAGAGCGCCTCTACCTCCCCCTGCTGGACCCCTTCAGCTACCGTGACAGATGCCCCGGCTCCCTCAGCCCCAGCCCTGCCTCCAGCCCCTCCTCCCGCGGCTGGCTCAGCCCCGCCTCCAGCTGCGACTCcctgctggtggaggaggaggagctcaaCGAGGCCACCATCAATTTTGGGCTCTCGCCGTCATCGAGGCCAACTTCCCCCGGGGGTAAAAAGCGCCGAAACTCCCCTCTGGCCTCCCCCTGTACCTCGCGGAGGGGCAGTTACTCAGAGGAACTGCAGGGGTTCAACCTGGAGGGCGGAGACTCCCACCTCAATTCACAAGCTCCGCCCAGCAGCTGCGAGCTCAGCATCCCACAGAAGACCAGGAAGACGTCGTTGGAACAGGTGAACATGCTGGTTTGGTTCTGTGGtcaaatatgaaacatgttATGAACTTTTGATTTCGGTGCAGTGGTGAACGTCGCCCTCTTGTCCTCCAGTTGTCTCCCAGGGAGGTGGATCAGGAGCAGGCTCCAGGCCACAGCTCGCACTGCCCACTGCCCGAGACCCAGCAGCCCAGGAGAGAGCCCCCTCCTCTGGGCATGGACTACCTCTCTGTGCCCCCTGCTCTGGCCTGGGGCCGGACCCGAGCCAGCACCCACAGCCCCCTGTTCaggtcaggacacacacacacactcacacatttattAACACAACATTAAAGTACAAATTTAACAGTATAAATAAACTCTAAGGTCACATTCATTCAACTGTCTTAATAAATGACATGTGATATCCCCTGTATCTGTTTTGCCTCTCGGCTCTGACTCCGTGTGGTGAAGTAAAACCTCTCTCTGGATTTTTTCAGGTCTAACGCGCTGCCTCCGCTCGACTGGCCGCTGCCGTCCCAGTTTGACCAGTACGAGCTGCGTATCGAGGTGCAGCCGCGTCCTCACCACAGAGCCCACTACGAGACGGAGGGCAGCCGAGGAGCCGTCAAGGCCACGCCGACGGGACATCCTGTCGTCAAGGTGAGGCACGAATCAACGTAGCTCCTGAGAGATGTGATTAAAGTGACGACAGAGATTTTGTCCCAACAAACcatagaatataaaataaagatggacgaggcCTCTCCAACCTCCAGTTGTActaaaatgaagctaaaatattctACCgtcgccgccatcttgtgcttttgaagTCGTTTGGGGTGGAGCCACAGCATCGGGGCCCCGACGACACGtgctctcaaccaatcacgagtgaatctcagctgtcaatcgtgacctttgaccctgtttttaaagcatcaaataaccaaacGTCTTGAATAATTGAACATCAGTGATAAGAaatacctcaaatgacagaaagtatgttctttgacttttagtCCAAatgctctggcttcacttttgggagctgtcccgtcgtccatctttatttctcATAATAATGGAGCAAAGTGTGAGGACACAGGTTGTGTTTCGCTCGTCTCAGTTCGATGTCACCTCTCGCTCTGCGTCTGTCTCCACAGCTGTGTGGATACACTGAGAGGAAACCGCTCTCTCTTCAGGTTTTCGTCGGAACAGCGGACGACAGGTCCATCAGGCCGCATCCTTTCTATCAGATACACAGGTACTGAGTCTGTCACCAGCAGATCACCAGCCTGCGGCGCTGGGACTCgtgcattaaaaaacaaactgtcaccTGTTGAGTCTGAGCTGTATCTCTGTGCAGGGTCACAGGGAAGATGGTGGGCACTGCCAGTCATGAGAGCGTTCAGGCCGGGACCAAACTGCTGGACATCCCCCTGAACCCTGAGAACAACATGACTGCACTGTGAGTAGAGAGACACCGAGTTTACTGTGTTTCCTCCACGAGACAAGTTATTCAGCTTTAGTCTCTGATTTCAAGGCTCTTTTGACGTCTACTTGATATATTTGAGGAGGACGCTCCTTAAATACTGACACTAAACAACATGCTAAGCCAAATACAACTTTGAGGTACTTgtagtttatttatttccattgtATGCTACGATATACTTTATACTGCAACACCATAAAATTCTTGAAAGGAAACAtactttttacttcatttatttgacattttaaaaccataatATTAGGATTTCACATCAGGATTTGTGTTTGACAGGAGTATATCAAGTATTGGCGTAAATGTTTGCCGATATTTGCCActatatattttacagaattaacaATGTAGAAAAGGTGTTTccattttacataaataaatgtgtttatttctttaattcgagttctgtttgttttgaaaaatcgTTTGTGTTGTAGCATCGACTGTGCAGGGATCCTGAAGCTGAGGAACTCGGA
Above is a window of Hippoglossus hippoglossus isolate fHipHip1 chromosome 17, fHipHip1.pri, whole genome shotgun sequence DNA encoding:
- the nfatc4 gene encoding nuclear factor of activated T-cells, cytoplasmic 4 isoform X1, translating into MGAAPGSGWEEGEFEFKLVFEEDPPPRQSQGPAPVRAAEPESSGPGEEGESSLLRLEPGNSSSSLVTDNHLAATHAAHSISIPSSPPSASQRAGMHSPPPRRAAVREFSGTYESLPARSVQVSESRVVECPSIQITTISPEDDPAPTISSYWDMGGGGGGWDRERLYLPLLDPFSYRDRCPGSLSPSPASSPSSRGWLSPASSCDSLLVEEEELNEATINFGLSPSSRPTSPGGKKRRNSPLASPCTSRRGSYSEELQGFNLEGGDSHLNSQAPPSSCELSIPQKTRKTSLEQLSPREVDQEQAPGHSSHCPLPETQQPRREPPPLGMDYLSVPPALAWGRTRASTHSPLFRSNALPPLDWPLPSQFDQYELRIEVQPRPHHRAHYETEGSRGAVKATPTGHPVVKLCGYTERKPLSLQVFVGTADDRSIRPHPFYQIHRVTGKMVGTASHESVQAGTKLLDIPLNPENNMTALIDCAGILKLRNSDIELRKGETDVGRKNTRVRLVFRTHLHLAPPVAAPGRVLALQAASLPIECSQRSAQELPVIESVSITSCSVEGGEELLLSGSNFLPISRVLFMERGTDGKLQWEEEAHVDRDNSNECLLCVRVPAYSDLSVSRPVSLSLYVSNGKRKRSSTHCFKYLPIMFKEEDPLLSRPSALPLDRVCPEGQLRMDRGFHVRGDPVAEDRGLGFNLPPYPSAYSPPCPTMSYHEEYCSTPDAAGEEPPGSRGALSERHPSFENLELGFTELLPPLYPRGPQPPSPSPSPWLDSPYLSSSPSPSHSSSLSPFPASSPISTSPLPPMPTSPYPQYSAYSQEVCPSPPSNPSPYQDMFPAPYSHYDGWDPQGRVMGMGHGGERDAKIHDCPLEFSSSVSMHHITFEEVSEFIGEDIQSYQSASHMDNQPN
- the nfatc4 gene encoding nuclear factor of activated T-cells, cytoplasmic 4 isoform X2; translated protein: MGAAPGSGWEEGEFEFKLVFEEDPPPRQSQGPAPVRAAEPESSGPGEEGESSLLRLEPVTDNHLAATHAAHSISIPSSPPSASQRAGMHSPPPRRAAVREFSGTYESLPARSVQVSESRVVECPSIQITTISPEDDPAPTISSYWDMGGGGGGWDRERLYLPLLDPFSYRDRCPGSLSPSPASSPSSRGWLSPASSCDSLLVEEEELNEATINFGLSPSSRPTSPGGKKRRNSPLASPCTSRRGSYSEELQGFNLEGGDSHLNSQAPPSSCELSIPQKTRKTSLEQLSPREVDQEQAPGHSSHCPLPETQQPRREPPPLGMDYLSVPPALAWGRTRASTHSPLFRSNALPPLDWPLPSQFDQYELRIEVQPRPHHRAHYETEGSRGAVKATPTGHPVVKLCGYTERKPLSLQVFVGTADDRSIRPHPFYQIHRVTGKMVGTASHESVQAGTKLLDIPLNPENNMTALIDCAGILKLRNSDIELRKGETDVGRKNTRVRLVFRTHLHLAPPVAAPGRVLALQAASLPIECSQRSAQELPVIESVSITSCSVEGGEELLLSGSNFLPISRVLFMERGTDGKLQWEEEAHVDRDNSNECLLCVRVPAYSDLSVSRPVSLSLYVSNGKRKRSSTHCFKYLPIMFKEEDPLLSRPSALPLDRVCPEGQLRMDRGFHVRGDPVAEDRGLGFNLPPYPSAYSPPCPTMSYHEEYCSTPDAAGEEPPGSRGALSERHPSFENLELGFTELLPPLYPRGPQPPSPSPSPWLDSPYLSSSPSPSHSSSLSPFPASSPISTSPLPPMPTSPYPQYSAYSQEVCPSPPSNPSPYQDMFPAPYSHYDGWDPQGRVMGMGHGGERDAKIHDCPLEFSSSVSMHHITFEEVSEFIGEDIQSYQSASHMDNQPN